A single region of the Gossypium arboreum isolate Shixiya-1 chromosome 12, ASM2569848v2, whole genome shotgun sequence genome encodes:
- the LOC108478809 gene encoding protein DOWNSTREAM OF FLC-like, with product MATKLFLLLAICVLPVLVNANNKAFQIVGCVYCDACRAGFETSKSTYIQGARVEIKCFDRSTLKLKYSIGAETDETGTYNIVVEDDHEDQICYATLVSSPIPSCSIVDPRRNKATAILTRSNGAISNLHYTNAMGFLQDTVADGCQELLLKLLQDDE from the exons ATGGCAACTAAGTTGTTCTTGTTGCTTGCTATCTGTGTCCTCCCTGTGCTTGTTAATGCAAACAATAAAGCTTTCCAAATCGTTGGCTGCGTTTACTGTGATGCCTGCCGTGCTGGTTTTGAAACATCTAAAAGCACTTACATCCAAG gTGCAAGGGTCGAAATCAAGTGCTTTGATAGGTCTACATTGAAGCTGAAATACAGCATCGGGGCAGAGACGGACGAAACTGGAACATATAACATTGTGGTTGAAGATGACCACGAAGACCAAATTTGCTACGCAACACTTGTTAGCAGCCCCATTCCCAGCTGCAGCATTGTGGACCCTAGACGTAATAAGGCCACAGCTATTCTGACCCGTAGCAATGGTGCCATATCCAACCTTCACTATACAAATGCAATGGGATTCCTCCAGGATACGGTAGCGGATGGTTGCCAAGAACTGCTCCTCAAGTTGCTGCAGGATGATGAATAA